DNA from Ziziphus jujuba cultivar Dongzao chromosome 2, ASM3175591v1:
CAATCCTAATTTGCTTGCAATTTAAGGACACTAGAGATCAAGGGGACTGCAAGCTAATCAAAATACTCTGCTTTATAACGTGTAGCAAAGCATTATATTTCCTTTGCATTAAACTTCAATTTCTCTGTTTTCGTACCAAtgtttcttcaattttattatatcgGATTGACTCAAAATATACTTTGCTAATCCTTGTCTATAATTCAGTTAAAAATATCCAATCCACCTCAAAGTAATTAAGTATCCCATCGAAGGGGCCAAAACACTACATCGTAGGGACCCCGACATAATGCTTTATATAAGTCTTAAGAGACTATCCCTATATACATTGCAAAGAGCCAAAGACTAGAccaaacacattaaaaaaatgcaaaagacTTTACATGGTTGATCAACGATACtggaaaagataaaaagaagttGAATATGGTGATGAAATACAAAAAGACCTTTCAATaatatcacccaaaaaaaaaaaaattgtttctcaGTTATAAATAGTACtgaaaattgaaggaaaaaattCTTACAAAGAACCAACTGAAAAACTTTGCTCACTTTTCTTTACACTCGTAATCTCTGATAAAAATGAAGAGGGATATGTTCAATCGGTTCCTCTTGTTTTTGCTAGTGATCCTCTTATATCCATGTCTGTTCCATTCACATTCTCTACACCTAAATTCCACACCCATTACTTTCTCTGTCTGCCTCCCTCACCAAAGCTCTATTTTACTCCAACTTAAAACTGAGTTTACATTTCAAAGGCGTGAATACTATGATGATATTTTGAATAACAGCTATCCAAAGATGAAATCTTGGAAGGCTGGCAGTGACTGCTGTTCTTCTTGGGATGGTGTCTCATGCGATATGGCAACTGGTTATGTAATGAGCCTTGACCTCAGCATGAGTTGGCTTCATGGGCCTCTGCATTCTAACAGCAGCCTTTTCAGATTGCTTCATCTTCACGAGCTCAACCTTTCCTTCAACAACTTCACTTCTTGCCCGATTCCTTCGGAGTTTGGCCAACTTTCAAGGTTAACTCATCTCAACCTCTCTCATTCTGTGTTTTCTGGGCATATTCCAATATCTGAAATTTCAAGGCTTACAAATTTGATTTCACTTGATCTTTCTTACTATTTCTATGAATTGGACGGTAATGATCTTACTGGTGCTTTGCATATGAAAGAAGGAGAGGTGGGAAGGCTTACCCAAAACATGACCAATTTAAGACGAATTTACCTTGATTCGGTGCAAATTGATTCACATGTACCTGTAGACTTTGCAAATTTATCTTCCTTGACACATCTCTCTTTTTGGAGATGCAATTTGCTTGGTGAGTTTCCAAATGTTATCTTCCACTTGCCTAACTTACAGTTTATCCTGCTGTCTGGCAATGACAATCTTTTTGGTTCTTTCCTGAATTTCGTTCTGGCAATATGCTGAAGTTTTTGGATCTTTCTTCTACAAAATTTTCAGGAAAAGTACCAAATTCGATTGGCAACCTTAAATCCTTGAATATTTTGATTCTTCAGTACTGTAGTTTTTCTGGGATTATTCCTTCTTCGATTGGGAATCTTACTGAACTTAAACATCTTTACCTTGAGAGTAATGGATTTAGCggtcaaatttcatattcatttgGAAACCTCACACAATTGGAAGATTTGATTCTTTCAAGTAATTCTTTCAGTGGCAAACTCCCAATGTCACTCCCACATCGTGTCAAATCTATCGATTTTAGGGACAATGATCTGACAGGTTCAATTCCATCTGATATTTCTAACTTGACATTCCTTGAGTGGCTTGACCTGTCAAATAATTCATTCACTGAAGTCATTCCTGGTTCTTTATTTAAACTACCTTCTTTGACATGCTTATCTTTGGAAAACAATCAGTTTACAGGCTATCTCAACATCCAAAACGTCTCTAATTCATCCCAATTAGAATCTCTGATATTAAGTGGAAACAACTTAACTGGACATATTCCAAGTTCAGTGTCCAAATTCACAATGCTTTCCTATCTTAACCTTGATTCAAATGATTTTAGTGGCAGACTCGATTTTGGCATCTTCTTAGAGAAGAGTTCGCTTTCTTCTCTGGTTCTTTCAAATAACAGAGGCttatttataacaaatttaagTACAACATCCACTCTCTCCAATCAATTTCAGGGAATATATTTATCCTCTTGCAACATCAAAGAGTTCCCTATATTCCTGAAAACACAAGGTAAATTGGAGGCATTAGATCTTTCCAACAATAATATCAGCAATCCAATTCCCAGATGGTTGTTGAGCATTGGGACAGAGACCTTGTATAACTTGAATCTTTCTCACAACTTCATTCACGGTTGGGAAAAAGCTCCGTTAATTCTTCCGTGGAAGGTAATGGATACACTTGACCTACATTCAAACATGTTGCATGGATCACTTGTTGTTCCACCAATGTCCACAACATACTTTTCCATCTCAGAAAATAGTTTGGTTGGAAGAATTGATCCACTGTTTTGTAAATTGAGGGATCTTAGATATCTTGATTTGTCAAGTAACAATTTGAGCGGTACTATTCCTCAATGTTTGGGAAACTTCAGTAGCTCTCTCTTGGTTCTAAATCTAAGAGGAAACAACTTGAACGGCAACATGCCTAGCTCATGTGGGGATGGGAACCAATTACAAACATTGGACTTGAGCTACAACAATTTACATGGAAAGATTCCACAGTCTCTAATCAAATGCAAAGAGCTGCAGATTCTAAATCTCGGCCACAATCAAATGACTGACACATTTCCTTTTATGGTACAGAGTTTTTCGAAGCTTCAAGTTCTCATTTTATCTTCCAATAAATTTTATGGTCCAATATGGCATCCACATAGTTTTTTTGGCTTTGTGAACTTATATATCATTGATCTGTCCTTCAATGATTTTACTGGAAGTTTACTGTCGCAATACTTTCAAAATTGGACTTCAATGGAAGAAACTTCATATAATAAGTCACAATTGAAGTACATTGGTGAGGGATCATATAGCTACTCTGTTACCGTAGTAAATAAGGGACAAAATTTGCTTTACATTAGAATTTTTACTTTCTTCATGTGCATTGATTTCTCAAACAACAAATTCCATGGAGAAATTCCAAGGACAATAGGGGATCTTCAAACTTTAGTCGTGCTCAACTTGTCAAGTAATAATTTTACAGGACCCATTCCACCATCTTTAGAGAATCTGATTAAGCTTGAATCCTTAGATCTCTCTAAAAATAAGCTTTCTGGTCAAATCCCTCAGCAGTTTACTAGACTCACATTTCTTGAATATTTGAACCTCTCTGATAATGAACTTGTGGGTCCAATACCTCAAGCTGGACAAATTGGTACATTTGAAAATTCTTCCTTTGAGGGAAACTGGGGATTATGTGGTCCTCCATTGTCAAAAAAGTGTGGAACCTCTCCTTTACCACCTCATGACAATGAGAAATCAGGTGATTCAATATTATCTGGTTTTGGTTGGGAAGCTGTTGGGATAGGATATGGATGCGGACTCATAATTGGATTGATGCCCGGATATATCATCACCTCAAGGAGCCCATACTTGGCGTTCAAGATTTTTCGTGTGATCCCACCAAGAAGACTAAGAGGAGTAAACAGTTGTAAGCGCTTTAAGTTAAAGTAGAAGAACTTGGATTCTTATGGCTAAAGTAAgtgataaaaatttgaatatgaatATACTTGTTcttatttgaagaaaatttgacatgtcttgatacgaacctaggacgacctgctcctaaacccgtattatattagcccggatctcaattaagttcaagttctaatggaatggacctcaacccctaaccaacctgtggttagaaaccttggtataatgtagacgccacaataggggatggaaaacctattgataagtcaagctaaaacaacaaattctcaaatggtgttttaggtgttctcaaagaacgaagagataattaatctcacaagtattttcttaatcaaatcaaagttgtattcttattgaaaaatcagcctttaaataggctacaaaggcacgaaataaaaccctagaacataaagaaaaccagccaccacacataaagaaacctagttggccgaaactatacttcctttcctaatctaagtttgattaattaattcctttatattaaattaggaattaattaatttacaatggaaagaataaaataaaaaccttcctaaagttatttttccagaaaataaataaataaaaactaaaaaaaataatggtagtttcctaaaacaaaaagtagaacaaaattagaaaactataatactagctttttgactaaattgactttgactattctttgaccaaattgagctccaaatcagcttcaatatgctttgtaggatgccaaataagcttattgtgaagttcctcacgttgcccttgcttggaagtatgagaaaaggctaatacagtaaaatacagtaaagtcagcaaggaatacagcaaatccggcctttccttctccttgtgcacaaaccaccttgttggtcggctttgaagctgctttggctggtttctatgactcatcctccatatgaattgaacccataaggatggggttcaaattcatacaacccggcctccttattatcaccaaaaatgtcacccgaccctgttttggcttctattgcttgttgagtaaaacaggccttggttctttagatgtggccaacccctcttgactatgtcttattccttgtatgaagacagcaagattgtccttgaacttcttggcttgggccctagtgatcggtcccaccttcatttgtattgggtcagcaccctagcgggttgtcggccgagcagtctcgggtggattcgcatcattcccctcttcttgaaaaggatttgtcctcaaatcgaagtcatcacctgcagcaaaaggagataaatcagcaacattaaaggtggcactaacattatactcacccggtagatcaagtttgtaggcattgtcgtttatcctctccaaaacttgaaaaggtccatcacccctcggcatgagttttgatttcctttgttcggggaatctttctttccttaaatgcagccacacccaatctccagatTCAAACATCATTGATTTTcgaccttgattagccacccttgcatattgcccggtcctcctctcaatgtttgctcgggtcttctcatgaatctgctttacaaaatcagctttttgttttccatctagattagcacgctcacttaaaggcaaaggtgttaaatctaatggagtcaaaggattaaaaccataaacaatttcaaatggagtaaatttagttgctgaatgtaaagacctattatatgcaaattcaacatgtggcaaacattcttcccaagtccttaaatttctactaattaatgctctcaacaatgcagataaggttctatttactactttggtttgtccatcagtttgtggatgacaagtagttgaaaataaaagcttagtacctaatttagcccacaatgttttccaaaaatagcttaagaacttagcatccctatccgacacaatagttcttggcatgccatgcaatctcacaatttccttgaaaaataagttagcaatattggatgcatcatcagttttgttacatgcaataaaatgtgccatcttagaaaacctatctactacaacaaatattgaatccttacctgtccttgacctaggcaacccaagaataaaatccatagacaaatctacccaaggataggtaggaatcggcaaaggcttatacaatccatgcggtttcaatgttgattttgtttttcggcacttcaaacatctttcacaaattctctcaacatctctcctcatgttaggccaataaaaatgttcttacagcaaggataaagtttataaaataccaaaatgacccattaaaccacccccatgtccttcccgaaccaataattccctaatactacaattaggcacacaaagtttgttttccttaaacaaatatccctcaaatatgtaaaatttattaaatccatgtttcaaacaggttctaaaaatttctccaaagtcactatcatgctcataaagttctttcaattgttcaaatccaagcaatctagcatctaaggtagaaaagagcacataccttcgggataatgcatcggcaaccacattttccttaccttttttgtatcggatcacatatggaaatgtttcaataaactcaatccacttagcatgccttcggttgagctttccttgacccttgatatgcttcaaagactcatgatccatatgaatcacaaactcctttggcataagataatgctgccacgtctccaaagccctcaccaaagcatacatctccttgtcataagtcgggtagtttagggcagctccattcaatttttcactaaagtaggctatgggccttccttcttgcattaaaacagctccaatacctacacccgaagcatcacattcaatttcaaaagtcttagaaaaatttggcaaaactaacaaaggtgcattacacaatttttctttcaacaaattaaaagatttttcttgtacttccccccatttgaaaccaacattcttcttgacaacttatTCAATGGTGCtactatggtactaaaatccttgacaaatcttcagtaaaagcttgccaagccatgaaaatgCCTCACTTGGGTggtagaagtaggaaccggccactcttgaattgctttcaccttaggttggtcaactttgattcctgcagcacttactacaaaacctagaaacacaagctcttctttgcaaaagtcacattttttaatgttagcaaataatctttcctttctaagaacttgcaaaacttgcctaagttgatccacatggtcatccaaatttcggctatatattagaatgtcatcaaaataaacaaccacaaatttaccaataaatggacgcattacatgattcataagcctcatgaaagtactaggtgcattggataatcc
Protein-coding regions in this window:
- the LOC132800814 gene encoding receptor-like protein 6: MKRDMFNRFLLFLLVILLYPCLFHSHSLHLNSTPITFSVCLPHQSSILLQLKTEFTFQRREYYDDILNNSYPKMKSWKAGSDCCSSWDGVSCDMATGYVMSLDLSMSWLHGPLHSNSSLFRLLHLHELNLSFNNFTSCPIPSEFGQLSRLTHLNLSHSVFSGHIPISEISRLTNLISLDLSYYFYELDGNDLTGALHMKEGEVGRLTQNMTNLRRIYLDSVQIDSHVPVDFANLSSLTHLSFWRCNLLGKVPNSIGNLKSLNILILQYCSFSGIIPSSIGNLTELKHLYLESNGFSGQISYSFGNLTQLEDLILSSNSFSGKLPMSLPHRVKSIDFRDNDLTGSIPSDISNLTFLEWLDLSNNSFTEVIPGSLFKLPSLTCLSLENNQFTGYLNIQNVSNSSQLESLILSGNNLTGHIPSSVSKFTMLSYLNLDSNDFSGRLDFGIFLEKSSLSSLVLSNNRGLFITNLSTTSTLSNQFQGIYLSSCNIKEFPIFLKTQGKLEALDLSNNNISNPIPRWLLSIGTETLYNLNLSHNFIHGWEKAPLILPWKVMDTLDLHSNMLHGSLVVPPMSTTYFSISENSLVGRIDPLFCKLRDLRYLDLSSNNLSGTIPQCLGNFSSSLLVLNLRGNNLNGNMPSSCGDGNQLQTLDLSYNNLHGKIPQSLIKCKELQILNLGHNQMTDTFPFMVQSFSKLQVLILSSNKFYGPIWHPHSFFGFVNLYIIDLSFNDFTGSLLSQYFQNWTSMEETSYNKSQLKYIGEGSYSYSVTVVNKGQNLLYIRIFTFFMCIDFSNNKFHGEIPRTIGDLQTLVVLNLSSNNFTGPIPPSLENLIKLESLDLSKNKLSGQIPQQFTRLTFLEYLNLSDNELVGPIPQAGQIGTFENSSFEGNWGLCGPPLSKKCGTSPLPPHDNEKSGDSILSGFGWEAVGIGYGCGLIIGLMPGYIITSRSPYLAFKIFRVIPPRRLRGVNSCKRFKLK